In one window of Microtus pennsylvanicus isolate mMicPen1 chromosome 2, mMicPen1.hap1, whole genome shotgun sequence DNA:
- the Cpxm1 gene encoding putative carboxypeptidase X1, which yields MWGLLLAVTAFAPSVGLSLGAPSASELGLSPGSTLAPHSNFTQPSTKANETSEQHVRLRVIKKKKIIVKKRKKQRQPGPSVTARPSVTTNPAKTPTVPEKQEPGCPPLGLESLRVSDSQLEASSSQSFGLGPHRGRLNIQSGLEDGDLYDGAWCAEQQDTKPWLQVDAKTPVRFSGVITQGRNSIWRYDWVTSYKVQFSNDSQTWWTSKNHSSGMDMVFPANSDPDTPVLSLLPEPQVARFIRLLPQTWFQKGAPCLRAEILACPVSDPNDLFPEAHTLGSSDSLDFRHHNYKAMRKLMKQVNEQCPNITRIYSIGKSYQGLKLYVMEMSDQPGEHELGEPEVRYVAGMHGNEALGRELLLLLMQFLCQEFLRGDPRVTRLLTETRIHLLPSMNPDGYETAYHRGSELVGWAEGRWTHQGIDLNHNFADLNTPLWYAEDDGLVPHTVPNHHLPLPSYYTLPNATVAPETWAVIKWMKRIPFVLSANLHGGELVVSYPFDMTRTPWAARELTPTPDDAVFRWLSTVYAGTNRVMQDTDRRPCHSEDFSLHGNVINGADWHTVPGSMNDFSYLHTNCFEVTVELSCDKFPHEKELPQEWENNKDALLTYLEQVRMGIAGVVRDKDTGLGIADAVIAVEGINHDVTTAWGGDYWRLLTPGDYVVTASAEGYHTVKQHCQVTFEEGPVPCNFLLTKTPKQRLRELLASGAKVPPDLRRKLEQLRGQKN from the exons ATGTGGGGCCTCTTGCTCGCTGTGACTGCCTTTGCGCCTTCCGTCGGTCTGAGTCTGGGGGCGCCCAGCGCTTCAGAGCTGGGCCTGTCGCCGGGCTCAACCCTGGCCCCACATAGCAACTTTACCCAGCCGTCCACAAAGGCAAATG AGACCTCAGAACAGCATGTCCGGCTGCGAGTCATCAAGAAGAAAAAGATCATTGTCAAGAAGCGAAAGAAACAAAGGCAGCCCGGTCCTTCAGTGACTGCCAGGCCTTCGGTGACCACCAACCCAGCAAAGACCCCCACTGTCCCTGAGAAACaagaaccag GATGCCCCCCTCTAGGCCTGGAGTCCTTGCGTGTTTCAGACAGTCAGCTTGAGGCCTCTAGCAGCCAATCTTTTGGTCTTGGACCACACCGTGGACGGCTCAACATCCAG TCCGGTCTGGAAGATGGCGATCTGTATGATGGGGCCTGGTGCGCTGAGCAACAAGACACCAAGCCTTGGCTTCAGGTGGATGCTAAGACTCCTGTCCGCTTCTCAGGAGTCATCACGCAGGGCAGAAATTCCATATGGAG GTATGACTGGGTCACATCATACAAGGTCCAGTTCAGCAATGACAGTCAGACCTGGTGGACAAGTAAGAATCACAGTAGTGGGATGGACATG GTATTTCCTGCCAATTCAGACCCAGATACCCCGGTGTTGAGCCTCCTGCCGGAGCCTCAGGTGGCTCGCTTCATTCGTCTGCTGCCTCAGACCTGGTTCCAGAAAGGTGCACCTTGCCTCCGGGCAGAGATCCTGGCCTGTCCAGTCTCAG ATCCTAATGACCTGTTCCCTGAGGCCCACACGCTGGGATCTTCTGACTCTCTGGACTTCCGGCATCACAATTATAAGGCCATGAGAAAG CTGATGAAACAGGTGAACGAGCAGTGTCCAAACATCACCCGCATCTACAGCATCGGGAAGAGCTACCAGGGTCTGAAGCTGTATGTGATGGAGATGTCAGACCAGCCTGGCGAGCATGAGCTGG GAGAGCCTGAGGTCCGCTATGTGGCTGGTATGCATGGGAATGAGGCCCTGGGGCGGGAGTTACTTCTGCTTTTGATGCAGTTCTTATGTCAAGAGTTCCTGCGAGGGGACCCGCGAGTGACTCGGCTGCTTACTGAGACACGTATTCACCTCCTGCCTTCCATGAATCCTGATGGCTATGAGACTGCCTACCACAGG GGCTCAGAGCTGGTGGGCTGGGCAGAGGGTCGCTGGACCCACCAGGGCATTGACCTTAACCACAATTTTGCTGACCTCAATACACCCCTGTGGTATGCAGAAGATGATGGGCTGGTACCCCACACTGTCCCCAACCaccacctgccactgccttcttACTATACACTGCCCAATGCCACT GTGGCTCCTGAGACATGGGCAGTGATCAAGTGGATGAAGCGTATTCCGTTTGTGTTAAGTGCCAACCTCCATGGGGGTGAACTTGTGGTGTCCTACCCTTTCGACATGACTCGGACCCCGTGGGCTGCTCGCGAACTCACCCCTACACCGGATGATGCTGTCTTTCGCTGGCTTAGCACCGTCTATGCTGGCACTAATCGGGTCATGCAAGACACAGATCGCCGACCTTGTCATAGCGAGGACTTCTCCCTGCACGGCAATGTCATTAATGGAGCCGACTGGCACACAGTTCCTGGGA GCATGAACGACTTCAGCTACCTACACACCAATTGCTTTGAGGTCACTGTGGAGCTGTCCTGTGACAAGTTCCCTCATGAGAAGGAGCTGCCTCAGGAGTGGGAAAACAACAAAGACGCCCTTCTCACTTACCTGGAGCAG GTGCGCATGGGCATTGCAGGAGTTGTACGGGACAAAGATACAGGGCTCGGGATTGCGGATGCTGTCATTGCTGTGGAGGGCATTAACCACGATGTTACAACAG CGTGGGGTGGCGATTATTGGCGGCTGCTGACTCCTGGAGACTATGTGGTGACGGCCAGTGCTGAGGGCTACCATACAGTGAAACAACATTGCCAGGTCACCTTTGAAGAGGGCCCTGTCCCCTGCAATTTCCTACTCACCAAGACTCCCAAACAGAGGCTTCGAGAGCTGCTGGCATCAGGGGCTAAGGTGCCCCCAGACCTTCGGAGGAAGCTAGAGCAGCTGAGGGGACAGAAGAATTAA
- the C2H20orf141 gene encoding uncharacterized protein C20orf141 homolog: protein MHQALFVCDSCVPWGFSWPRLLDSILGLGALGATIPTVFSTAGLALLLLLLVSFLAFDLLHGPTGPILPPHRLLPMGQSQGAGEGPGQQAAALFHTGLVSGLLRFQDALLLLFLGLGLFLGGSGIPLALLGLAFCLHPWA from the exons ATGCACCAAGCACTGTTC GTCTGTGACTCGTGTGTCCCCTGGGGCTTCAGCTGGCCCCGGCTCCTGGACAGTATCCTAGGGCTGGGGGCACTAGGAGCGACAATTCCAACAGTCTTCTCGACAGCTGGCCTAGCCCTGTTGCTCCTACTTCTGGTCAGCTTCCTGGCCTTTGACCTGCTCCATGG GCCCACAGGTCCTATCCTGCCACCACACAGACTTCTTCCAATGGGTCAGAGCCAGGGGGCTGGTGAAGGTCCAGGACAGCAGGCAGCTGCCCTCTTCCACACAGGGCTGGTCTCAGGACTACTCAGGTTCCAGGATGCACTGCTTTTGCTGTTCCTGGGCCTGGGTCTGTTCTTGGGAGGCTCTGGTATACCCTTAGCCCTGCTGGGCCTGGCTTTCTGCCTCCATCCTTGGGCCTGA
- the Tmem239 gene encoding transmembrane protein 239, with translation MQQPRVETDIIGAGEGPQRAVPWSAWVTRQDWVRWWACHLPRSWSQWWNTSGWRQPLQHMLWGLEGILYLLLSLMLCHALFTTGSYLLSSLWPVVAVVWSHLLPAILLLVLSALPALLFAASFLLLFSTLLSLVGLLTSMTHPGYAQDLDQ, from the coding sequence ATGCAGCAGCCACGAGTGGAGACGGATATCATCGGGGCTGGCGAGGGACCCCAGCGGGCAGTGCCCTGGTCAGCCTGGGTCACCCGTCAGGACTGGGTGCGCTGGTGGGCATGCCACTTGCCCCGGAGCTGGTCTCAGTGGTGGAATACATCAGGTTGGCGGCAACCTCTACAGCATATGCTATGGGGTCTGGAGGGGATACTCTACCTGCTGCTGTCCCTGATGTTATGTCATGCCCTCTTCACCACGGGCTCCTACCTGCTGAGCTCCCTGTggcctgtggtggctgtggtgtggAGCCACCTGCTGCCAGCTATCCTGCTGCTGGTACTCAGTGCCCTGCCGGCTCTGCTCTTCGCGGCCTCCTTCCTGCTGCTCTTCTCCACGTTGCTGAGCCTCGTGGGCCTCCTTACCTCCATGACTCACCCAGGCTATGCTCAGGACTTGGACCAATAG
- the Pced1a gene encoding PC-esterase domain-containing protein 1A, whose amino-acid sequence MVFCLENKVPHRLLRSAMVHFQASEVQQLLHNKFVVILGDSIQRAVYKDLVLLLQKDTLLTASQLKAKGELSFEQDQLVAGGQLGELHNGTQYREVRQFCSVSGHHLVRFYFLTRVYSEYLEDVLKELSYGPAPDLVIINSCLWDLSRYGRCPMESYRENLERVFVRMDQVLPDSCLLVWNMAMPLGERVTGGFLLPELQPLAVSLRQDVVEGNFYSATLAGNHCFDVLDLHFHFRHAVHHRHRDGVHWDQHAHRHLSHLLLSHVADAWGVELPKHDPLPAPWIEDWPEMDHPFQGSHKQPLDFKEKLALPLLPPFHLPPPMSFPYPLLQPSPPPLFPPLHQDAPFSQGQPFPPYEFFKHNAMEDFSMPSNLGCGPGMNFVPGPLPPSVSGPVSHGQHRGPVVHRGKPRYVSNNPYHVPRIGGACRQRLRHSDRLIHTYKQDRRGHAHSGTWPG is encoded by the exons ATGGTCTTTTGTTTGGAAAACAAGGTGCCACACCGCCTACTGCGAAGCGCCATGGTCCACTTCCAAGCCTCCGAAGTCCAGCAACTGCTCCACAACAAGTTCGTGGTCATTTTGGGGGACTCCA TTCAGAGAGCTGTGTATAAGGACCTGGTGCTTCTGCTCCAGAAAGACACACTGCTCACAGCCTCCCAGTTAAAAGCCAAG ggggAGCTGAGCTTTGAACAGGATCAGCTGGTGGCTGGGGGCCAGCTGGGCGAGCTCCACAACGGGACACAGTACCGAGAGGTCCGCCAGTTCTGCTCTGTCTCTGGCCACCACCTTGTGCGCTTCTACTTCCTCACCCGTGTTTACTCCGAGTACCTTGAGGACGTCTTGAAGGAACTGTCATACGGACCGGCCCCTGACCTGGTGAtcatcaactcctgcctctgggatctcTCCAG ATATGGCCGCTGCCCAATggagagctacagagagaactTGGAACGAGTGTTTGTACGAATGGATCAGGTTTTGCCAGACTCTTGTCTGCTGGTGTGGAACATGGCAATGCCTTTGGGGGAGCGTGTCACTGGGGGTTTCCTCCTGCCAGAG CTCCAGCCCCTGGCAGTTTCTCTGCGACAGGATGTGGTTGAGGGGAACTTCTACAGTGCTACACTAGCTGGGAACCATTGTTTCGACGTCCTGGATCTCCACTTCCATTTCCGTCACGCCGTGCATCACCGTCATCGAGATGGTGTCCACTGGGACCAGCATGCACACCGCCACCTCTCACACTTACTTCTGAGCCATGTGGCTGATGCCTGGGGTGTGGAGCTACCCAAACACGACCCTCTCCCAG CCCCATGGATTGAAGACTGGCCAGAGATGGATCATCCATTCCAGGGAAGCCATAAGCAGCCTCTAGACTTCAAGGAGAAGCTGGCCTTGCCCCTGCTCCCACCTTTCCATTTGCCTCCTCCCATGTCTTTTCCTTACCCACTTCTTcagccctccccacctcccttgtTCCCACCCCTGCACCAGGATGCCCCCTTTTCCCAAGGCCAGCCCTTTCCACCCTATGAATTCTTCAAACACAATGCAATGGAGGACTTCTCGATGCCTTCTAACTTAG GATGTGGCCCTGGAATGAACTTTGTGCCTGGTCCCCTGCCACCGTCAGTGTCTGGCCCTGTCTCCCATGGTCAACACCGGGGCCCTGTGGTCCACCGGGGCAAGCCACGCTATGTTTCTAACAACCCCTACCATGTACCAAGGATCGGTGGGGCATGTAGGCAGCGACTCAGACACTCAGACAGACTGATCCACACATATAAACAGGACAGACGGGGACATGCCCATTCGGGAACATGGCCTGGGTAG